The Engystomops pustulosus chromosome 7, aEngPut4.maternal, whole genome shotgun sequence DNA window TTCTCCCGGTGACTGTCACTTTTGTGTTCTTTATCCGCCCGACTGTCACTTGCGCTCTCTCTGTCCCGGACTGTCTCTTGTATCCCCGGCTGTCTCATGGCCGCCTTGAGTAGCCCCGGCTCCGGACCTCATCCCACTTCCCCCCGGGTCTACTTCCAATCCCCTGGAGAGACAGCCGCCGAGCCGGAGAGACGACACCAGGGCAGAGTGACAGTCAAGTATGACCGCAAGGAGCTGAGGAAGAggctgaggctggaggagtgGATCCTGGAGCAGCTGGTGGGGCTGTATGACTGCCAGGTGAGGGCACCACTAACCAACCCTCACCCCCTGGCACACAATCGCCACCAAACATGAGCTGGGACAATACATGAGCTGCACACTGGGTGGGCATCAGGCTCTAATTAACGTGCCCTCTGCCATGGGCACAGATCTAGCTACTTTACCAAGGGAACCACACTCTGATGCCACCCTGACTCCTAGGGACAGCTGCTGACACCTGTCACCACCATGTGATGGCGAGGAGGGCTGGCATCACAGCTTAAAGTCATAGGAACATGGAATATTTGAGAATATAATCCAAGCAGGTATCACACTCCAGATTATAATCCGCACTAGATTATAATCTGCATATCTACAATAGTATCACACGTTAGATTATGGTATGGTAGATAGCTGGTATCACTATCTGCACTAGTCTCGCCGCACTAGATCGTAACTTTGCAAACTGGAGCTATGTGATCCACACTGGTCTCACGCCCCAAATTATAATCTGCATAAAGGGGATATATGATCTGCACTAGTATTACACTCCAGATTATAATCTGCATAAAGGGGATATATGATCTGCACTGGTATTACACTCCAGATTATAGTATGCATTAGTATCACCCTCTAGATTATAATTTGCAAACTGGAGCTTTATGATCCGCACTGGTATCAGATATCCCATTTgatatcagatatctgcttcAAGGAGACGTATTAAAGTGCACTAGAATCGCAATAGAAATTATATTGTGCAAaatagagacatataatttttACTGGTATTAAAACTCCAGATTATGATCCGCACTGGTATCACACTGCCAAAGGGGAATATATAATCCGCAATTGTATTTTAGTTCAGATTGTAATCTGTAAAATTGGGGAGACTTTAAAGAATATTTTCATTTTGCGGAAAGTTTTTGTAATAAAAGGGGATGTATAATCTACACTGATATTACACTCTACACTGATAATCTGTGGAATCTGTATTGTTTAGTTATTCCTCTAATGTGACTGTGACTTTTATATAGAGAGATTCCCTCCAAGAGGAAGTGACCTCATGCCGCTAGGACGGGAATCGCCATATCCGTGCTTTTTCCCCACAGATTACATCATACACTGAAGGATAAGCTGCTGTGACCCTATGTCTGCGGTATATCCATAAAACTTTATGCCCTGCACATAGGAAATGTCAAATTGATTTTCAATGCAAATTTTGCAGCACATCACTTTACGGTATGTTGTGAAATAGGTGATGGGTCTGTAACAAAAGCCATGCAGCAAATCCGTGCCATGTACATGTATTAATGTGCCATGCTGTCATACCCGCTGCCAGCACTACCACTAGGCCCAGCAGGAGATGGTGGGTTCCTGCATTGTTATATCCCGAGAGGGAACTGCTTGTCTAGCTAACTATTATAGAAGAccctctcttaaaggggttgtccttttATATTATATACTCTAGATTCCTGACCTCAGGGGTCCTTAGTTTTAACCATTGCCTCCTACCCACTCTATGGCGCCCCCGTGTGGAGTAGTGGGAATGTACAGTATGACATGTGGCATCACTCAGAGTTCAGTCTGGGATTTCTCCTATGGAAAATGTAAGACAGAATATATTCCACATTCCATATTAGTCTCCATTACTAATATGGAGACCTTCCTGGTGAGGgcgatggcacacgtggcattttgaatgcgtttttggtccgtttttaagcagtccgttaaaaaccgcatgtgtttttgacagggttaaccaattatcttaattcaaactggtcaaaaacgcatgcggttttaaaAACGTCTTGACGCATgagttttttgacagactgcttaaaaactggccaaaatgtgttaaaaatgccatgtgtgcgaTCACCCTAAGGGTTCTTTTTTTCCAACTAATTTTCACAGGAATATCCACAATCCATTGATATCAGGGCTGTGCCAGATTAGCGGCGGGTGAAAGGCGTGTAGTATTACCAGGCTAAATGCGTTTCTGTGGTAAAACTATGATCTACACACGCAGTGCAGCGTATTCTTGGATGTTTAGGGTAGGGATACCCTGTTATAGTGTGCGGATCCTGCATGTGACGTCTGTGTACATGTCTGACTCCAAAGAGTTAGTAATCCCGTCGGATATGTTTACATACACTGTAATATACATGGTAACATTCCCTCCTGTGGGGccgtatacagtatacaccaGTATTCAGGATCCTCTAGAGGCGACGTCCAGAGATCACTTAACCCTTACATTCAATTTAGGCTGGTGCCGCACCCACCGATCGATGTGCAGAAATTGCATTGCAATGtgacccattgtattcaatgggttttgtcACACTCCTTAATGTTAAAAtatcagcatgctctacttttgcaagacaCAAGCGTGAAAAACGCACAGTACAAGTCTATGGAGTCGCATTATACGGTAGACGCATTGCACACATACAagtacaatgcgtttttcactgatcaattgtcaTGAGTCTTTTTTATGGGCGTTCTCTACGcaggaaaaacgcattgaaaatggaTAGAAAATGTATGTGAAAGAGTGAGACaatgaacaaactgactgaaaactgattgaactctgatgaaaaatgttggtttttactgaccaaaccctgatcgttccctgatcagactctgacgttcATGGACCTCTGAGTTTCACCTTTTGACATGTGTGAACTCCCCCCGCCCCAGCAATTCCATAAtgaacttattggggcacatttacatacccgtccCGTAGCGATCcgcgctgtgcgttgtccgacgaggattcggagctgctgtgattcactaagatcgtgcgtccaatttcctgcatgtgtagcttccccgctgaggtacgtagagttcaccttcttcccggtgcatgtgagtgctgatcttgcgacacaatatgttttttttttttaaaattcgtatgaatcagtcgggttgtccgtccacgccccctgatttgtgtcgcatgcaagccggggccgatgcgacgcaatccgatcgtgtgcaccaaaaacctggggcaattcagggcaaaacagaaaaaagtcgggaaacccgacgaaaatgcatccaacggacccttagtaaatgtggcccattgagtTTGGGATCGACAAACCTACCTGATTTCAACTCTTCAACTTTTTGTAGATCCATCACCTCCGGTTTGGATCTTGTTTAGTTATATGTTCTACTTGGACCATGTATGGGCCTGTTTCTATATCTGGACTGTTCCGTGATGTCAGTCCTCTCGTGGTATCTGCTACCAGTGATAATGCTGCAGTCATACATTGCTGGGGGTGTATACGTGTGTTGGGGTTATTTTTGGGCTGTATAAGTCTCATCAGGACACATTTTCTGGCTGTGAATATGTTAACAAGCATTGAGTAGTCACATTGCCGGCATCGCACTTCACACTGTAAACCAGACTGCGCTGAATAATGCATTTTCCAGCTGATGAAATGTATTTGGTCATGGATTTACATAAGGGTCTGGATGGGACGGGCCTATAGTAGGTTGTGCATGTCCTATAGTCTCCTTCATCACTTTTTACTGTGACCACCATTATTGAGACACGAGAGACCCACTAAAACTTATATCTTTCACAATGTGAAGTTTTTGTAATACTTGTAATAATTTTACGATGAAGCATTTTGACCCCATTCACTATCCGTAGATGTGATCTTCCAGTTTTACGCTTTTTATGGAATAGTACACGCTGTAAACTTGCTAGTATCATTTGGCTACTAGTATTGCTGATGAATACACCTGACATGTAGTTTGAGTCCAGTGAGATCACCATCATACCTCTTGGGACAGTGACTGACAAGTTGTATGTGAGTCTGAGAGGAGATGTAGTTCCTACTTGTAAAAACACTGGACCCATGGAGATTTTTTTTGATTTGTTCTTTTaatacagatttttattttttttttaatgggggggggggggggtctaatgaGTACGCGTAGATGTATTATCTGCCCCATGTAAGGGGGTGTTTCTTCATCAGGGCACATTTTGGTGCAGTTGCTCCCTTTTATCTGAAAAAACGTATGCGAAATTCCAAGAACAGAGAATAAGTGGTAATCCGAGCTAGGTCATAAAAAACAGTTATTCCAGGTATTTTTTTTATAGCATAGTCTCCTACCGCTGTATCACTGACTCACAGCTGCTCTGGCCACAAGCAGTCGTGTAGCTATTGGTGGCGGCGGCTGTAACCGGGGTCTGGGTTAGTTTGATGGACGTGACTCATCGTTGGCCCTCACCACTTCAAAACCTTGTTCTTCTACATGTAGCGGGGTATGACGAGAGCTCGGAACTGTACATATCATTATAGCCACACCACGGAAGTATAGATCACGTACTGAACGTGGCATCGCTATGTTATTACTTTTACTCTAGGATTATATTTGCGCTAATTATGTGGTGCCGActtacactgctgcgctgtacagaaAGTCTCAGGATTCATCACAATCTAACACAGGAGGTCCTATTGATACCTTTATTTTGTCATGTGACCGACCCCCTATGGTCAGCAATATCCCCCCGTGACCATGTGATTTGTCGCGTGACTCTGGACACGAATCTCAAGCTGACGTTATGGAGGATTTACTAAGACTGTTTGTCTTTTATAGGAAGAAGAAATCCCAGAACTGGAAATTGATGTGGATGAATTAATAGATATGGAAACTGATGAACAGCGGGGTGAGAGGGTGAAGGTAAGTGGTCTAGTGTGTAGCGTACAGTAGGTCCTACATGTCCAGCAGGTGGATTTCACATCTCTCTATTCTTTTGCAGGAACTTCTTACTGACTGCTACAAACCAACTGAGGTGAGTGTATACACCAGTACAGGTTATGTATGTTATTTCCATATTATTCGTCATAGCTTACACTCACTATAGGTGaaaacgtgttttttttttttgttttttttttttcattaaaggggatatatatatcccctttaatgaaaaaaaaaaaccaaaaaaaaaaaaacacgttttCACCTATAGTGAGTGTAAGCTATGACGAATAATATGGAAATAACATACATAACctgtattttaatttaaaaaaattatattatttatgattttgttttttaaatatatggcCAGGGAGGGGCTTCAtaaaataactatataactaACAAAATAAAAGAACTTGTACTCCCATCACTGGCAGGTCTGTGTTTTGCATATAAAGGCTAATGGTGCTGTTCCAACCCCAACCACGCTCCTGCTAGAGCAACAGTTGCAAGCTGTAGCATGCTCAAGGCTGTAGTTGAGAGGGGCGAGGGGAGACCCGGCAGTGGCGGGCAGCGCTGCGAGTAAACAAGACaggtctctattttttttttttttacaactctgTCTCCCCAgccttctatttaaaaaaaaaaaaaaaaaaaaccctcctggacaacccatttaagttaCTTTCTGGGATGACCCCCTATATAGGAGGTAAGTTGTCAGCAGAAGTTGCCATACCAGCAGTATTTGTATACTACAGAAACTACCACATAAAAAATAGCTACtgtcgctgcactggctgtatatatgcacattatactgtatacttgggcatctgtatagtatataccctGCTGTAGCTTGCTGGATACATACTCTATAGTCAGCGCTACTACACCAGCTGTATTTAGTATAACAAATCCCTCTATACATAGTATATAATGTCTACAATACATaatactatgggggagatttatcagaagtgtctgagaggagaactgttctagttgcctatggcaaccaatcagagctcagctttcattttctcacagcagtttataaaatgaaagctgagctctgattggtttccatgagattTACCTCAGGCATTTCTGATAAGGTTCCAATTATATATACCGTAAATGGCTACTGCCACTAGTGTACATGCATTATATACTGTTTACATATAGGTttgtaaccccttaacgactgccTAAACGGGTGTTTAGGGTGGTCATCGAGGATACTTATCCAATTCTGTGGATAAGTTATGTTTATTGAGCGACCCCCTTTGACTGCAGATAAATCTACTTTCACTACCGTTTATCAATTTGGGGACGATTTACTGGTTTCATGAACTCCTGAATCGATTGACGAGCCACAAAAATTGGGCAGAAATAGGACGTGCTTTATAATTTGTGGGCAGTCTTTACTGCTGTCATTGGTGCTTTTACAGACCTCACATGCCGATGACCTACCTTTAGTCCATAATGTGCACATTTATGTGTACAAGTGGCCTTAAGCtatgctcacagagcattgtagcCCTCTATTGTAAGGATAACCAGGTGAACAGAGTATGTGGGATACATAGTCCTGTTTCATCCTTGCACCCctgaaagtgggaggaggagtAAATATCAGCAGGGGGCAATGATTGGCTAATGTTCAGAGTTTTCAGAGTGTCCATACAGTtatatcactggggacctccttgGGTGTGCGCTCAGTGGAGGCCAGGAATGGATGCAGAAGAGTTTTATCCGTCCCctaatggcctccactgagccTATGTAAGAATGTAAATACCTATGTAAAAGAAACTTTTCCATGTATCTGACAGTCCTGATAACCGCAGCTCTTGATCACACAGGCCTTTATATCTGGATTACTGGAGAAGATACAGGGAATGCAGAAGCTGAGTACTCCCCAGAAGAAGTGACTGGCACACTGAGACGAAACAAGATGGCGCCGCCCTATCCTCCTGGTAGAAGTGCAGTATCGCAGGGTCACAGGTTCCTCCTGCACCCGCTGTGGGTGTATGTGGCTGTTCACAGTCCatatctggaggggggggggggtgcaggggaactttttttttatatgactATTTTGTAGAAatct harbors:
- the PPP1R14B gene encoding protein phosphatase 1 regulatory subunit 14B, encoding MAALSSPGSGPHPTSPRVYFQSPGETAAEPERRHQGRVTVKYDRKELRKRLRLEEWILEQLVGLYDCQEEEIPELEIDVDELIDMETDEQRGERVKELLTDCYKPTEAFISGLLEKIQGMQKLSTPQKK